Proteins co-encoded in one Thamnophis elegans isolate rThaEle1 chromosome 1, rThaEle1.pri, whole genome shotgun sequence genomic window:
- the SF3A2 gene encoding splicing factor 3A subunit 2: MDFQHRPGGKTGSGGVASASESNRDRRERLRQLALETIDINKDPYFMKNHLGSYECKLCLTLHNNEGSYLAHTQGKKHQTNLARRAAKEAKEAPAQPAPEKVKVEVKKFVKIGRPGYKVTKQRDPETGQQSLLFQIDYPEIAETIMPRHRFMSAYEQRIEPPDRRWQYLLMAAEPYETIAFKVPSREIDKAEGKFWTHWNRETKQFFLQFHFKMEKPPAPQSIPPPATVKRPPPPPLMNGLPPRPPLPESLPPPPPGGMALPPMPPPTGPLPPGPPQMPPAPGVPPPAPMPPMLRPPLPTEGPGNIPPPPPTS; encoded by the exons ATGGATTTTCAGCACCGTCCAGGTGGAAAAACAGGGAGTGGAGGCGTTGCCTCAGCCTCAGAAAGCAACAGGGACCGCAGAGAGAGGCTGAGGCAACTAGCCTTGGAAACAATAGATATCAATAAG GATCCCTATTTTATGAAAAACCACTTGGGGTCTTATGAATGCAAACTTTGTCTAACGCTGCACAACAATGAG GGAAGCTACTTGGCACACACCCAGGGGAAAAAACATCAGACCAACTT AGCTCGAAgagctgccaaagaagccaaagaGGCCCCAGCTCAGCCTGCACCAGAAAAGGTGAAGGTGGAAGTGAAGAAATTTGTGAAAATTGGTCGTCCAGGTTACAAAG TAACCAAGCAGAGGGACCCAGAAACAGGCCAGCAGAGCCTCCTTTTCCAG ATCGATTACCCGGAGATTGCTGAAACTATCATGCCGAGGCACCGCTTTATGTCAGCCTACGAGCAGAGAATTGAGCCTCCCGACCGGCGTTGGCAGTACCTTTTGATGGCAGCAGAACCCTACGAGACCATCGCTTTCAAG GTGCCCAGTAGGGAGATTGACAAAGCTGAAGGCAAATTCTGGACTCACTGGAATCGAGAAACAAAACAG ttcTTCCTTCAATTCCATTTCAAGATGGAGAAGCCACCTGCTCCTCAAAGTATCCCACCTCCAGCTACCGTGAAgcggcctcccccaccccctctcaTGAATGGCCTGCCCCCCCGGCCACCACTCCCGGAATctctcccaccccctcctcctGGGGGTATGGCTCTGCCTCCCATGCCTCCACCGACGGGACCCTTGCCCCCAGGTCCACCCCAGATGCCCCCAGCCCCTGGcgttcctcctcctgctccaatGCCCCCGATGCTGAGACCCCCTCTCCCTACGGAAGGACCAGGGAAcattcctccaccaccacccaccaGTTGA
- the PLEKHJ1 gene encoding pleckstrin homology domain-containing family J member 1: MRYNERELLLLSRKPAEKAAEVLMRAPKKGSALKKRLVKLVVNFLFYFRTDETEPIGALLLEHCKISKEEGKNVFSISFHEEPERKYYFECDTEEQCQEWIDVLRKASYEFMRSSLIFYRNEIQKMTGKDPLEQYGISEEARFQLRARKL, from the exons ATGCGGTACAACGAGCGGGAGCTGCTGTTGCTCTCCCGAAAACCGGCCGAAAAGGCGGCGGAGGTTCTCATGCGCGCCCCCAAGAAAGGAAGCG CCTTGAAGAAACGCCTGGTGAAATTAGTGGtcaatttcctcttttatttccgaACAGACGAGACTGAG CCCATTGGTGCTTTATTGTTGGAACACTGCAAGATCagcaaagaagaaggaaaaaacgtCTTTTCCATCA GCTTCCATGAAGAGCCAGAGAGGAAATACTACTTTGAATGTGATACAGAAGAACAATGCCAGGAATGGATTGACGTCCTTCGCAAGGCCAG TTACGAATTCATGAGAAGCAGCTTGATCTTTTATCGGAACGAGATCCAGAAGATGACAGGGAAG GACCCCTTGGAGCAATATGGCATCTCAGAGGAAGCACGTTTCCAGCTGCGGGCACGGAAGCTTTAA